Proteins encoded together in one Falco biarmicus isolate bFalBia1 chromosome 4, bFalBia1.pri, whole genome shotgun sequence window:
- the LOC130147270 gene encoding lysozyme C, milk isozyme-like: protein LLLALLTVATKAKVFSWCKLAHVLQEEGLDGYRGYSLANWLCMAFYKSTFNTAAQSIKGDGSAHYGIFQFSSQLWHTSDRRPSDNHCRMACRSMKALPLQGQPQKKQPEASLSAQLHSLAKMELGDLLFSNITDDIICAKRIMLNPQGMNAWEGWAMHFRGRDLSEWVEGCDLRESPQLSSSAADGAASTLLQGEGFPLAAQYFSVSICKPNTFNKV from the exons ctactgctggcCTTGCTGACTGTGGCCACCAAAGCCAAGGTGTTCAGCTGGTGCAAGCTGGCTCACGTGCTCCAGGAAGAGGGGCTGGATGGTTACAGGGGCTACAGCCTTGCTAACT ggctctgcatGGCTTTTTATAAGAGCACCTTCAACACGGCGGCTCAGAGCATCAAAGGGGATGGCAGTGCCCACTACGGCATCTTCCAGTTCAGCAGCCAGCTGTGGCACACCAGTGACCGCAGACCCTCAGACAATCACTGCAGGATGGCTTGCAGGAGCATGAAAGCACTGCCTCTCCAGGGCCAGCCGCAGAAGAAGCAGCCTGAGGCCTCCCTCTCTGCCCAACTTCACTCCCTGGCCAAAATGGAGCTGGGGG ATCTGCTATTTAGTAACATAACTGATGACATAATCTGTGCCAAAAGAATTATGTTAAATCCACAAGGAATGAATGCCT GGGAAGGCTGGGCAATGCACTTCAGGGGACGAGACCTGTCTGAGTGGGTGGAAGGATGTGACCTGCGAGAAAgtccccagctcagctcctctgcagctgatGGGGCTGCCTCTACTCTTCTGCAAGGGGAGGGCTTCCCCCTTGCTGCACAATACTTCTCAGTTAGTATTTGCAAACCAAATACATTCAACAAGGTATAA